The Pseudomonas sp. FP2309 genomic sequence GGTCCTTGTCCTTGAGATTGAGCAACGTGGTGGCGCCCAACAGGTCGGCGCCGTTTTCGCGCTGCGCCATAAAACGCGCCGTGGCCGAGGTGGCACCGCCTTCGGACAGCGCATACACAGACGCCCCCGACGCCGTGAGCCGTGGCGCCGCATCCGCATGCACCGAGATAAACATATCGGCTTTGTGCTGGCGGGCGATGTCCACGCGCTTGCGCAGCGGCACGAAAAAGTCGTCGTTGCGCACCAGTTTCACGTCAAAGCCCTTCTCGCGTTTCAGGCGTTTGGCCAGCAACTGGGCAATGGACAGCACCACGTCTTTCTCGCGCTGGCCCTTGGACCCGACCGCGCCTGGATCCTTGCCGCCGTGACCGGGGTCGACCACCACAATGATGTCGCGCTTGGGGTGGGTTTTATCCACCGGCGCCACTAAGGGTGCAGGTTCCGCCGCGATTTGACGCGGCGCGTGGGTGGCACTGGTCAGGTCCAGCACCAGGCGGTGCCCCTGCCCGTCCTGAGGCGGCAATACAAAGCTGTTGAGCTGCATCGGCGCGGCCAGATCGAGCACGATGCGCGTATCCGCCTTGCCGAAATGCCCCGAGCGAATCGAGGTAATGCCGCTGTTTTTCAACTCAAGCTGAGAAAAGTCGCCACTGAGCCCCGCGCCGCTCAGGTCGATGATCACGCGTTCCGGCGCGGTCAGGGAAAACGTCTTGTACTGCACCGGTCCGCTGAGGTCGAACACCAGACGCAGCTTGTCGTCCGAGCGCCACAAGCGGGCATTGCGAATCTGCGTGGCGTGCGCGGCGAACGGCAACGCGAACAGCGGGCTGGCCAGGAGCAGGTTGAGAAGCTGACGTCTGTGCATGACAAATACCGCGAAGAGAAGGAGCGTCCGTACTCGACATGACTGAAAAAAGGCTGGAGCAGAAAATTCATCGTCGGCCTTATTGTTATACTATAACATGTCGAATTATTTCCAACGATGGACCTGCTTATGAATGCGCTGACTCTGCCGGATATTGCCGCGCAGGCTTCACGCCAAGCCTTGCCACTTGACTGGGTGGGCATGTGCGGCATTGCCCTGCCTGTTCTGATCGATGGGCAGCGCCTGACCGCCACCGCAGATGCGGGCGTCAGCCTCGACGACGGCAGCGCCCGTGGCATTCATATGTCGCGTCTGTACCTGGCGCTGGAAATGCTTGATGAGCAGTCCCTCACACCTGCACTTCTGCGCAATGTACTGCAGCGCTTTCTCGACAGTCATGAAGATTTATCTAAGAACGCCTACCTGCGTATCCACACACACCTGCTGCTCAAGCGTCCGGCGTTGGTCAGTCCTTTGACGGGCTGGAAAACCTACCCAGTGACCATTGAGGCCCGTCTTGAAAACCAGATGTTCCACGTGGAACAAAAAATTGACGTGACCTATTCATCAACCTGCCCATGCTCTGCTGCCCTTGCCAGGCAATTGATTCAGCAGCAATTTCTCGACGACTTCGGCGACAAGCCATTGCAGCATGACGCGGTGCTGAACTGGCTCGGCAGCGCCAACGGCATTGTCGCCACGCCCCACAGCCAGCGCAGCAGCGCGCAGTTGCATGTGCATCTGCAAGGCGATCACCTGGCACTTACCGACCTGATCAACGACGCCGAAGCCGCCCTCGGCACCGCTGTACAAACCGCTGTGAAACGTGCGGACGAACAAGCCTTCGCCCTGGCCAACGGGCAGAACCTGATGTTCTGCGAAGACGCCGCCCGCCGTCTGAACCTCGCCTTGAAACGCTCGGATGCCGTCAAAGCCTTCCACCTCAAAGTGATCCACGCCGAAAGCCTGCACGCGCACGATGCCGTGGCTGAAAGCCGCTGGACGAGACACTCTGCATGATCACCTGCACCACTTTGCGCTGGGGCGCCCCCGGCCAACCGCTCACGCCAGCCCTGGATTTGACCCTCGCTAAAGGCAGCCTCACCGGGGTGATCGGCCCCAACGGCTGCGGTAAAAGCAGCCTGCTCAAAGTCATCGCGGGCCTTCAAAAGCCATTGGCCGGGAAAGTCACCGTGGAGGTTCCCCGCCGTGGTGGCCTGGCCTTCCTCCCGCAGCAACAACACCTCGACCGCCAGTTTCCTATCAGCCTGCAAGAGTTGGTGGCGGCCGGTTTCTGGGGCTCCAAGTTCACCCCGCAACAACGCAGCCACCGCCTGCAAGCGGTGCTGGAGGACTGGTGCCTCAGCGGCCTGGAACAGCGCCCATTAATGGCCTTGTCCGGCGGGCAATTGCAACGCGCCCTCCTCGCCCGCATGAGCCTGACGGATTCGCCCGTGTTGCTGCTCGACGAACCCCACGCCGCCCTCGACGAAGACGGCCAGGCGCTGTGCTGGAAACATATCCACGCCTGGCACGCCGAAGGCCGCACGCTGATGGTGGTGTGTCATGACCTCGCCTCCGTGCGCCAGCACACCGAGCAAGTGCTGCAGGTCAAAAGCAATGGCTGCGTGTTCGGCCCCAGCAAAGCGCTGATCCGTCCACAGCCACAGATGCAGGTGGCTTGATGCACTTCACCGCGCACCTATGGATGCCCTTCGTCGACTTCGTTTTTATGCGCCGCGCCCTGATCGGCGGGCTGGTGCTCGCCTGCAGTACCGCACCGCTGGGCGTATTCCTGATCCTGCGGCGCATGAGCCTGATCGGTGACGCCGTGGCCCATGGCATCCTCCCCGGCGCCGCCCTGGGCTTTTGGTTCGCCGGGCTAAGCCTGCCGGCGCTGACCATCGGTGGCCTGGGCGCCGGCCTGAGCATGGCCGGGCTGTCGGCGTGGATCACCCGCCGCACCGGCTTGCGCGAAGACGCCAGCCTCGCCGCCATCTACCCCATCTCCCTCGCTGCCGGGGTGCTGATACTCGGCATCGCTGGCAAACGCCTGGACCTGCTCCACCTGCTGTTCGGCTCCGCCCTGGCGGTCGATGAAACCACCCTCACCGGCATGCTCTGGGTTACGGGTTTCAGCCTGATCGCCATGGGGCTGATCTACAAACCGCTGTTGCTGGACACCCTCGACCCCCTGTTCCTGCAAACCGTCAGCCGTCTGGGTCCGCTGGCCCACGGGCTGTTTCTGACGCTGGTGGTGCTGAACCTGGTGATCGGCTTCCAGGCGATCGGCGCGCTGATGGTGGTGGGGCTGATGATGCTGCCGGCCATCGCTTCACGCTTCTGGAGCCGGCGCTTGCCGGTGTTGATCGCAGTCTCGGCGGTGCTGGGATGCCTGTCGGTATGGCTGGGTCTGTTGCTGTCGTTCTACTACTCACTGCCCAGCGGCCCGGCGATTGTGCTGGTGGCTGGCGGTGGGTACCTGCTGTCCGTGGTCTTCGGTCCGGTGCACGGTTTGCTGCGCCGCCCGCCCTTACTGTCATCCCAATGAGGTGTTTCCCGATGCGCGCTCTACTCGTGCTGTTCAGTCTGCTGCTGCCGTTGTCGATGGCCCAGGCTGCCGACAAACTCCAGGTTGTCACCAGCTTCAGTATTCTCGATGACATCACCCACCAGATCGGTGGTGACCACATCCAGATCAGCAACATGGTCGGCCCCGACGCCGACGCCCATACCTACGAGCCCACGCCGGATGACGCCAAGGCGCTGCTCAAGGCCCGACTCATCATCAAAAACGGCCTCGGCTTCGAACCATGGCTGGACCGGCTGGTGGCCAGCACCGAAACCAAGGCCACGGTGGTCACCGCCAGCAAGGGCGTGATCTCCCACACCATGGACGAAGACGGCGAGACCATCCCCGACCCTCACGCCTGGCACAATCTGGCCAACGCCGAAATCTATGTGAACAACATCACCAAAGCGCTGATCGCCGCCGACCCGTCCAACACTGCCGACTACCAGCGCAACAGCCAGGCCTACCTCAAAGAAATCTACCGCCTGCTGGCTGAAGCCAAGGCCAAGTTCGGCGCCCTGCCGGCGGGCAACCGTCGAATCGTCACTTCCCATGATGCCTTCGGCTACCTCGGCCAGGCCTATGGCATTCAGTTCCTGGCGCCTCAGGGCCTGTCCACCGAACGCGAGCCTTCGGCTGCCGAAGTCGCCGCGCTGATCACCCAGATCCGCAAAGACAAGGTCAAGGCCGTGTTCATGGAAAACATCAAAGACTCGCGCCTGCTCAAGCAGATCGCTGATGAAAGCGGCGCGCAGATCGGCGGCACGCTGTACTCCGATGCCCTCGCCGCCGAAGGCCCGGCCAGCACCTTTACCGGCCTGTTCGAATACAACCTCAACACCCTGTGCGCCGCCCTGAGCAAGCCATGAACCTGAGCATGCTCGACCTGGAAAGCGCTGCCCTCGGCAGCCGCTTTCCACTCGACGCCGTGCTCGACGCCCTGCCGTGGAACAGCGATAGCCTGATCGCCGCCATCGCCCAGCAACATGGCAACGGCCAGGTGTTGATGCTGGCCTGGATGAACCGCCAGGCCCTCAACGAGACCCTGGCCACAGGGCACGTCTGCTATTGGTCACGCTCGCGCCGGCAGCTGTGGCGCAAAGGCGAGACTTCCGGCCACTGGCAACAATTGGTCGAAGCACGCCTGGATTGCGACGGTGATGCGGTGCTGCTGATCGTCAACCAATTGGGCCCTGCCTGTCATACCGGCCGCCCGACCTGTTTCTACAACGCCATCGACGGCGACCACGTACACATCATTACGGAGCCTGCTGAATGATCCGCAAGAACCCTTCCGGCGATCTGCCGGTGATTGCCGAATCGGCCTATGTCGACAAGACCGCCATCATCTGCGGCAAAGTCATCATCGGCGAGAACGTTTTCGTCGGGCCCTACGCCGTGATCCGTGCCGACGAAGTCGACGCCAGCGGCGCCATGGACCCCATCACCATCGGCGCCAACTCCAATATCCAGGACGGCGTGGTCATCCACTCCAAATCCGGCGCGGCGGTGACCATCGGCGAATTCACCTCCATCGCCCACCGTTCCATCGTCCACGGCCCCTGCACCGTGGGTGACCGTGTGTTTATCGGGTTCAACAGCGTGCTGTTCAACTGCGTAGTGGGCGACGGCGGCGTGGTGCGCCACAACTCAGTGGTCGACGGCCGCGACTTGCCGGATGCGTTCTACGTGCCCTCCACCACCCGCATCGGCCCCAACACCGACCTGTCGCAATTCCCGCCGGTGAGCGTCAGCGCTTCGGAGTTTTCCGAAGACGTAGCGCGCACCAATGTCGATCTGGTGCGCGGTTACAAAGCCCTGCAAAACGAGTTCTGAGCCATGAGTCGCCTGCTGATCCGCAATGCCCGCCTGGTCAACGAAGGCCGGACGTTCGACGCCGACGTCCTGATCGCCAATGGCCGTATCGAGAAGATCGCGAGCAGCATCCAGGGCTGTAACGCCCCGCTGTCCATCGATGCCAAAGGCCAGTGGCTGTTACCGGGCATGATCGATGACCAAGTGCACTTTCGCGAGCCCGGCGCACCGGAAAAAGGCAGCTTCTACAGTGAGTCCCGGGCGGCGGTGGCGGGCGGGATCACCAGTTTCATGGACATGCCCAACACCCACCCGGCCACGCTGAACCTGCAAGAGCTGGCCGACAAAAAGCGCCGCGCGGCCCTGCATTCGGTGGCCAATTATGGTTTTCACTTCGGGGTGAGCAACGACAACCTCGACACCGTCGCCGCCCTCGACCCGCGGGAGGTGGCCGGAGTCAAAGTGTTCATGGGCGCCTCCACCGGCAACATGCTGGTGGACGACCCACGCATCCTGGAGCGCCTGTTCGCGCAAGTGCCGACCATCCTGCTGGCCCACTGCGAGCACACGCCAAGCATCCAGGCCAACGAAGCGCGTCTGCGCGAGCGCTTTGGCGACCAGATCCCCGCCGTCGCCCACCCGCTGATCCGTGACGCCGAAGCGTGCTATCGATCATCGTCTTTCGCGGTGGAATTGGCCAAGCGTCACGGCACGCGCCTGCATGTGCTGCACCTCACCAGCGCCCGCGAGCTGGCGCTGTTCGACGACAAACCCCTGGCCGAAAAACGCATCACTGCCGAGGTCTGCGTGCACCACCTGCTGTTCGATGACCGCGACTATCACCGCCTGGGCCACCAGATCAAATGCAACCCGGCGATCAAGACACGCGCCGACCGCGACGCGCTGCGCCTGGCGTTATTGAGTGATCGTCTGGACGTGATCGGCACTGACCATGCGCCGCATACCTGGGCGCAAAAACAGCTGGCCTATCGCGAAGCACCGTCCGGTTTACCGCTGGTACAACACGCGCTGCCGGCACTGTTGGAACTGGTGGCGGACGGGCATTTACCGCTGACCACGCTGGTGGCCAAAACCAGCCACCGTGTCGCCGACCTGTTTGCGATCGCGGACCGCGGTTACCTGCGCGAAGGCTATTGGGCCGATCTTGTGCTGATCAACCCCGAGCCTGAAGGCAAGCCAGTGTGCGATGAACCGGTCCTGGCCCGCTGCGGTTGGACGCCGTTCGCCGAACGCCGCTTTCGCCATAGCGTCAGCACCACCCTGGTGTCGGGCCACCTGGCGTGGCACAACGGCCAGGTGGTCGAAAGCTGCCAGGGCCTGCCGCTGCAGTTTGCGCGTTAAGCGCGCGGTTTGACTGTACCGCAGTCGTTGCCCAGCCATTGGGCATGGGTGTCCAGGCTGCCTTTCTGCTGAATGCCGGTCGCATTGAACGTGCCGTTGACGGTGGTGGTGAACTCTTTCTGGCTCTGGAAGGTGGCGACGCCGGTGCCCTGGGCTTTCGGGCAACTGAAACGGAATTTCCACTGGTTGCCGGTCTTGTCGGTCACTTGCTGTTTGCAACCTGATTGCGGGTCGGTCAGGGGGATCGAGTCCGAAGCCACCTGCGCCGGCGTGAGGCACACCTGTACGCCCTTGCCGGCCATGGTGATGCCCTGTTTTTCCAGCATGGCGCGCTGTTCGGGGGTCATCTGTTGCTTGAGCTGACCCAGGATCAGCGACAAGTCCGGCAAGTCCTGGTTATCGACTTTCATATTGCTGGTGGTCAACTCCCACAACCCCGGCGCCAGCATCTGCGCCTGCGCGGCCACGGGCAACGACAAACCAACAACCATGGATAAACAGAGCAGACGAGCATTCATCGGGTAACTCCTGGGTAATTGTGGCCGTTAGACGCCGCAAAGACGCCAGTGTTGCACGGCAAATAAAATAGCGACATTCGTAGCCAGACATGGTCTGTTAGGCATTGGTTCGTCTGGAGTAACGTCGTCCATGGATTTCTTTGGCCCGCACCTGCTCGCCTACTTCATCGCCACGCTGCACGTGCTCGGGACCCTCGCCGCGATTCACGCGGTGCTGACCGTCAGAACCGCCCAAGGCTCGATCGCCTGGGCGCTGTCACTGATGTTCATGCCCTACCTCACGCTGATCCCTTACCTGATCTTCGGCCGCAGCACGTTCGACGCTTACATCCAGGCACGCCGTCAGGCCAACCAGGAAATGCACACCGCCATTACCGAGCTGAACTGGCGCCCCTGGGTCGAAGAGGCCCTGGCCGCACGCAATTCCAGCGCATACACCTCGCTGCGCGCCATGCCCAAACTGGGGCGCATGCCCTGCCTGGCGAATAACCAGGTACGCCTGCTGATCAATGGCGACGCCACCTTCAGCGCGATTTTCGAGGCCATCCGCGCCGCCAGAACCGCGGTGCTGTTCCAGTTTTTCATCATTCACGACGATGACCTGGGCCGCCAACTGCACGCCCTGCTCAAGGAAAAAGCCGCACAAGGCGTCAGCATCTACGTGCTCTACGACCGCATCGGCAGCCACGCCCTGCCCCATCGTTACGTGCAATCGCTGCGCGACGCCGGGGTGCAGATCAAGGCGTTCGCCACGCGCAGCGGCTGGCTCAACCGGTTCCAGGTCAACTTCCGCAACCACCGCAAGATCGTGGTGGTGGATGGGATAACCGGGTTTGTCGGCGGGCATAACGTGGGCGATGAATACCTGGGTAAAAAACCGCCGCTGGCGCCGTGGCGCGATACCCACGTGCAAGTCACCGGCCCGGTGGTGGCGTGCCTGCAAGAGTCGTTTGCCGAAGACTGGTTCTGGGCCGCGCGGCAATTGCCGCCACTGATTTTGCCGGACGCCTACCCCGAGGACGGTGTGCTCTGCCAATTGCTCGCCAGCGGCCCCGCCGACTCCTATGAAACCTGCTCATTGTTTTTTGTCGAGGCCATCCACGCGGCGACGAAACGCGTGTGGATCACCAGCCCGTATTTCATCCCCGATGAAGCGGTATTCGCCGCCCTGCGTCTGGCGGTGCTGCGCGGCGTCGACGTGCGCCTGCTGCTGCCGTCGCGGCCCGACCACCGCATCGTGTATGCCGCCTCCAGCCTCTACGCGATCGAAGCGGTGCGCGCCGGCGTACGGGTGTTTCGCTACACGCCGGGCTTTCTGCATCAGAAGGTGGTGCTGGTGGACAGCGAAATCAGCGCCATCGGCAGTGCGAACATGGACAACCGCTCGTTCCGGCTCAATTTCGAAGTGATGCTGCTGACCGTTGACGAAGCCTTCGCCAAGGAGGTCGAGCATATGTTGCTGGACGATTTCGCCCTGGCCCATGAAGTCAGTCAGGAAGAAAGCCGTGAGACGCGGCGTTTGCAACACTTGGGCATGCGCGTGGCGCGTTTGATTTCACCGATTCTTTGACACCGTGGGAGGGGCTTGCCCACCTCCCACAGGTGATCTTCAGTGTGTTGCAAAACAGCCTCAGCGGTAGATGTCTTCCCGCGTCCACGGCAGTTCATGGCTGCCATCGGCATGCGGTTTCACCGCCAATATCTGGTGCAGGTTGATCCAGCCCCGCGCAAACGCGTAGGCACAGCCCGCCAAATACAGGCGCCAGATCCG encodes the following:
- the cls gene encoding cardiolipin synthase, which gives rise to MDFFGPHLLAYFIATLHVLGTLAAIHAVLTVRTAQGSIAWALSLMFMPYLTLIPYLIFGRSTFDAYIQARRQANQEMHTAITELNWRPWVEEALAARNSSAYTSLRAMPKLGRMPCLANNQVRLLINGDATFSAIFEAIRAARTAVLFQFFIIHDDDLGRQLHALLKEKAAQGVSIYVLYDRIGSHALPHRYVQSLRDAGVQIKAFATRSGWLNRFQVNFRNHRKIVVVDGITGFVGGHNVGDEYLGKKPPLAPWRDTHVQVTGPVVACLQESFAEDWFWAARQLPPLILPDAYPEDGVLCQLLASGPADSYETCSLFFVEAIHAATKRVWITSPYFIPDEAVFAALRLAVLRGVDVRLLLPSRPDHRIVYAASSLYAIEAVRAGVRVFRYTPGFLHQKVVLVDSEISAIGSANMDNRSFRLNFEVMLLTVDEAFAKEVEHMLLDDFALAHEVSQEESRETRRLQHLGMRVARLISPIL
- the folE2 gene encoding GTP cyclohydrolase FolE2; protein product: MNALTLPDIAAQASRQALPLDWVGMCGIALPVLIDGQRLTATADAGVSLDDGSARGIHMSRLYLALEMLDEQSLTPALLRNVLQRFLDSHEDLSKNAYLRIHTHLLLKRPALVSPLTGWKTYPVTIEARLENQMFHVEQKIDVTYSSTCPCSAALARQLIQQQFLDDFGDKPLQHDAVLNWLGSANGIVATPHSQRSSAQLHVHLQGDHLALTDLINDAEAALGTAVQTAVKRADEQAFALANGQNLMFCEDAARRLNLALKRSDAVKAFHLKVIHAESLHAHDAVAESRWTRHSA
- a CDS encoding dihydroorotase; protein product: MSRLLIRNARLVNEGRTFDADVLIANGRIEKIASSIQGCNAPLSIDAKGQWLLPGMIDDQVHFREPGAPEKGSFYSESRAAVAGGITSFMDMPNTHPATLNLQELADKKRRAALHSVANYGFHFGVSNDNLDTVAALDPREVAGVKVFMGASTGNMLVDDPRILERLFAQVPTILLAHCEHTPSIQANEARLRERFGDQIPAVAHPLIRDAEACYRSSSFAVELAKRHGTRLHVLHLTSARELALFDDKPLAEKRITAEVCVHHLLFDDRDYHRLGHQIKCNPAIKTRADRDALRLALLSDRLDVIGTDHAPHTWAQKQLAYREAPSGLPLVQHALPALLELVADGHLPLTTLVAKTSHRVADLFAIADRGYLREGYWADLVLINPEPEGKPVCDEPVLARCGWTPFAERRFRHSVSTTLVSGHLAWHNGQVVESCQGLPLQFAR
- a CDS encoding metal ABC transporter ATP-binding protein encodes the protein MITCTTLRWGAPGQPLTPALDLTLAKGSLTGVIGPNGCGKSSLLKVIAGLQKPLAGKVTVEVPRRGGLAFLPQQQHLDRQFPISLQELVAAGFWGSKFTPQQRSHRLQAVLEDWCLSGLEQRPLMALSGGQLQRALLARMSLTDSPVLLLDEPHAALDEDGQALCWKHIHAWHAEGRTLMVVCHDLASVRQHTEQVLQVKSNGCVFGPSKALIRPQPQMQVA
- a CDS encoding N-acetylmuramoyl-L-alanine amidase, with the protein product MHRRQLLNLLLASPLFALPFAAHATQIRNARLWRSDDKLRLVFDLSGPVQYKTFSLTAPERVIIDLSGAGLSGDFSQLELKNSGITSIRSGHFGKADTRIVLDLAAPMQLNSFVLPPQDGQGHRLVLDLTSATHAPRQIAAEPAPLVAPVDKTHPKRDIIVVVDPGHGGKDPGAVGSKGQREKDVVLSIAQLLAKRLKREKGFDVKLVRNDDFFVPLRKRVDIARQHKADMFISVHADAAPRLTASGASVYALSEGGATSATARFMAQRENGADLLGATTLLNLKDKDPMLAGVILDMSMNATIASSLQLGSSVLGSLQNITSLHQKRVEQAGFAVLKSPDVPSILVETGFISNAQDAQRLVTARHQQAVADGLFEGLKKYFQKNPPMNSYMAWVQEQKSEQA
- a CDS encoding metal ABC transporter permease — encoded protein: MHFTAHLWMPFVDFVFMRRALIGGLVLACSTAPLGVFLILRRMSLIGDAVAHGILPGAALGFWFAGLSLPALTIGGLGAGLSMAGLSAWITRRTGLREDASLAAIYPISLAAGVLILGIAGKRLDLLHLLFGSALAVDETTLTGMLWVTGFSLIAMGLIYKPLLLDTLDPLFLQTVSRLGPLAHGLFLTLVVLNLVIGFQAIGALMVVGLMMLPAIASRFWSRRLPVLIAVSAVLGCLSVWLGLLLSFYYSLPSGPAIVLVAGGGYLLSVVFGPVHGLLRRPPLLSSQ
- a CDS encoding metal ABC transporter substrate-binding protein — its product is MRALLVLFSLLLPLSMAQAADKLQVVTSFSILDDITHQIGGDHIQISNMVGPDADAHTYEPTPDDAKALLKARLIIKNGLGFEPWLDRLVASTETKATVVTASKGVISHTMDEDGETIPDPHAWHNLANAEIYVNNITKALIAADPSNTADYQRNSQAYLKEIYRLLAEAKAKFGALPAGNRRIVTSHDAFGYLGQAYGIQFLAPQGLSTEREPSAAEVAALITQIRKDKVKAVFMENIKDSRLLKQIADESGAQIGGTLYSDALAAEGPASTFTGLFEYNLNTLCAALSKP
- a CDS encoding DUF3617 domain-containing protein encodes the protein MNARLLCLSMVVGLSLPVAAQAQMLAPGLWELTTSNMKVDNQDLPDLSLILGQLKQQMTPEQRAMLEKQGITMAGKGVQVCLTPAQVASDSIPLTDPQSGCKQQVTDKTGNQWKFRFSCPKAQGTGVATFQSQKEFTTTVNGTFNATGIQQKGSLDTHAQWLGNDCGTVKPRA
- a CDS encoding carbonate dehydratase, with amino-acid sequence MIRKNPSGDLPVIAESAYVDKTAIICGKVIIGENVFVGPYAVIRADEVDASGAMDPITIGANSNIQDGVVIHSKSGAAVTIGEFTSIAHRSIVHGPCTVGDRVFIGFNSVLFNCVVGDGGVVRHNSVVDGRDLPDAFYVPSTTRIGPNTDLSQFPPVSVSASEFSEDVARTNVDLVRGYKALQNEF
- the hisI gene encoding phosphoribosyl-AMP cyclohydrolase, producing MNLSMLDLESAALGSRFPLDAVLDALPWNSDSLIAAIAQQHGNGQVLMLAWMNRQALNETLATGHVCYWSRSRRQLWRKGETSGHWQQLVEARLDCDGDAVLLIVNQLGPACHTGRPTCFYNAIDGDHVHIITEPAE